Proteins encoded within one genomic window of Candidatus Giovannonibacteria bacterium:
- a CDS encoding RNA polymerase sigma factor, with amino-acid sequence MEKIRENEDEILVKKAQESPEAYEALYKKYGKRVYDYFWYRAGRIKEVAEDLAQETFIKAFQKLPKFRLRAYSYFSYLKTVAHNTLVKYYKKPKDVSLESLDGEIAGESPITKLEEAGEARILLENMARLPKSEKKIMLLRYGWELSIKEIAQKTGKSENAVKLVISRARKKIAGKIGNK; translated from the coding sequence ATGGAGAAAATAAGGGAAAATGAGGACGAAATTTTGGTAAAAAAGGCCCAGGAGAGCCCCGAGGCCTATGAAGCGCTTTACAAAAAATACGGCAAGCGCGTTTACGATTATTTCTGGTACCGCGCGGGACGGATAAAAGAAGTAGCCGAGGACTTGGCGCAGGAAACTTTTATAAAAGCGTTCCAAAAACTCCCAAAATTCCGCCTGCGCGCCTATTCCTATTTTTCCTATCTTAAAACCGTCGCCCACAATACGCTCGTAAAATATTATAAAAAACCGAAAGACGTATCGCTTGAGAGTCTGGACGGGGAAATTGCGGGCGAGTCGCCAATTACCAAGCTTGAGGAAGCCGGGGAAGCGAGGATTCTTTTGGAAAACATGGCCCGCCTCCCCAAATCGGAGAAAAAGATAATGCTTTTAAGATACGGGTGGGAGCTTTCAATAAAAGAAATAGCCCAAAAGACCGGCAAGAGCGAAAACGCGGTAAAGCTGGTCATTTCGCGGGCTAGGAAGAAAATTGCCGGAAAAATCGGGAATAAATGA